The DNA region ATTTGCTGATTGCGATTCAGCACTTGGGTGATTTTGCCCAGTTTGTCGATGTCTGACTCGAGCGACATTTGCTCTACGCGCGGTGCGTTTCCTTTCTGCGACTGTGTAGTCTTTACGTACTTCAGCAAAGACCGAACCTGAGGTCCTAAGTCGTGATAATGCAGAAAAGCGTCTTTCTCGTAACCGACATCTACAAAAGCGGCATTTAACCCCTGGGATACTTTACGGACAGTGCCCAGATAAATATCGCCGACGGTGAATTTTTCGTCGTGCTGGTCGAAGTGAAACTCCACCAGCCGTTTGTCCTGTACTAAAGCAATGCGATCTCCTTTCGGGGTAGAACTTATTGCCAGTTCGTTATTCATTCACCATAACGAGAAACTGAAAATTCAAAAATCCCGCGAGCGGGCGCATAATGCACCCGCCCAGCCGGATTTATTTCTTCTTATGGCGGTTCTTACGAAGGCGCTTCTTACGCTTGTGCGTGGCAATCTTGTGTCTTTTTCTCTTTTTTCCGCAAGGCATATTCTAAAAAGATTTAATAAAGTGAAACATATACTTAGCTGAGTTCGCGCAGATAATCCTCAACCGTAGATTGTACAGCGGGGTCTGCGCTCAGCTCTTTAACTTTTTCAAAATACAGCCGGGCTTCCTTCCGATGCCCCAACTCTTTGTGGCTCACACCTAAATAAAAATAACCCTGCATGTGCTGCGGGTTTATTTCTATAAGTTTTTGGAAGCGTTCGATCGCCCGATCGTACTGCCGGGTCTGCAAAGCCAACACCCCTAAATTATAAAGGGCCGTCTGGTTTTCGGGATCTTGCTCCAGAATGCCACGCAACATCAGAATGCCCTCCATCGGCGTATTGCTCGACATGTAGGTCATTGCCAGCTTGGCTTTCACATCCAGATTGTCCGGACTCCGTTCCAGCACCCGTCGGTAAATTGACTGTGCTTTCTGGTTCAGCGGCTCCGCATGGGCGGGTTCCGTCGACAAGTTGAACGCTTCACTGTACCAATCAGCGGCTGCAATCAGATTCGTATCTGTCGGATCGAGCTCCGCCAAACGCTCCTGGTAAACCGCTGCACTATCAAAACGGTTCAATTGTGCGAACAGCTTCGATAAAGAGTCCGCAAAG from Catalinimonas alkaloidigena includes:
- a CDS encoding tetratricopeptide repeat protein, with amino-acid sequence MRKEIIIISIVAVVGVLVLLVLPRVVVNNQETPSQTAQVPTESDTHDHDEEDGAVAGPHAFEADEVTMTRLAHLRTNYLTETNTQKKIIFADSLSKLFAQLNRFDSAAVYQERLAELDPTDTNLIAAADWYSEAFNLSTEPAHAEPLNQKAQSIYRRVLERSPDNLDVKAKLAMTYMSSNTPMEGILMLRGILEQDPENQTALYNLGVLALQTRQYDRAIERFQKLIEINPQHMQGYFYLGVSHKELGHRKEARLYFEKVKELSADPAVQSTVEDYLRELS